One genomic window of Punica granatum isolate Tunisia-2019 chromosome 1, ASM765513v2, whole genome shotgun sequence includes the following:
- the LOC116200887 gene encoding 50S ribosomal protein L17, chloroplastic, which yields MATASVCNAVEARWSMASLRSALPSVSTSTPTSIRFSGAKSSPSLSSLRKPLLLEGSFTGLCPVNPLLSLGLSGSTSFEHNFTIIDNGSRIFAMRHGRKVPKLNRPPDQRRALLRGLTTQLLKHGRIKTTRARASAVRKYIDKMITLAKDGSLHKRRQALGFIYEKQIVHALFAEVQDRYGERNGGYTRIIRTLPRRGDNAPMAYIELV from the exons ATGGCGACAGCTTCCGTATGCAATGCTGTGGAAGCTCGGTGGAGCATGGCGTCCCTGAGGTCCGCCCTGCCTTCCGTCTCTACATCTACCCCCACTTCCATCCGATTCTCCGGGGCTAAATCATCACCTTCCTTGTCTTCTCTCCGCAAGCCTCTGCTGCTCGAGGGATCATTCACTGGATTGTGCCCTGTGAACCCCCTCCTCTCGCTCGGACTCTCGG GCTCCACTAGCTTTGAGCACAATTTTACCATCATCGACAATGGCTCTCGGATTTTCGCAATGAGGCATGGAAGAAAGGTGCCGAAGCTCAATAGGCCTCCTGACCAAAGGCGGGCCCTACTTCGTGGACTTACCACTCAGCTTCTTAAACATGGTCGAATCAAGACTACCAGAGCAAGGGCAAGCGCTGTAAGGAAATACATTGATAAAATGATCACATTGGCCAAGGATGGGTCTCTCCACAAGAGGAGACAAGCCCTTGGCTTCATCTATGAGAAGCAGATCGTCCATGCTCTGTTTGCTGAAGTCCAGGACAGGTATGGGGAGAGAAATGGTGGATATACCAGAATCATCAGAACCCTGCCGAGAAGGGGGGATAATGCACCTATGGCTTACATTGAGCTCGTCTAA
- the LOC116200797 gene encoding probable serine/threonine-protein kinase PBL8 isoform X1, whose product MGNCGTREESAVVSNAHAQVQQLHMLSPLGAKNATSEKKHNRSISDLSDSSTPRSFEDFRKNSILYTHVIAFTLYELETITKSFRSDYILGEGGFGTVYKGYIDENVRVGLKSLPVAVKVLNKEGLQGHREWLTEVNFLGQLRHPNLVKLIGYCCEEDHRLLVYEFMFRGSLENHLFRKVTVPLSWSTRMMIALGAAKGLAFLHNAERPVIYRDFKTSNILLDSDYTAKLSDFGLAKAGPQGDETHVSTRVMGTYGYAAPEYVMTGHLTARSDVYSFGVVLLELLTGRKSVDKTRPSKEQNLVDWARPKLNDKRKLLQIIDPRLENQYSVRAAQKACSLAYYCLSQNPKARPLMSDVVETLEPLQGGTDGPNEVSSSSSALMMTGGGPFAMGGVPNYRTHRRLANNVGPGGICRSPNPNCSPGGPTVRVR is encoded by the exons ATGGGGAATTGTGGTACTAGAGAGGAATCTGCTGTTGTGTCCAATGCCCATGCCCAAG TTCAACAGTTGCACATGCTATCTCCATTGGGTGCCAAGAACGCAACATCTGAGAAGAAGCACAACCGCTCAATATCAGATCTGAGCGACTCATCGACACCTCGGAGCTTCGAGGATTTTAGAAAGAATTCGATTCTATACACCCATGTCATTGCCTTTACACTCTATGAGCTTGAGACCATCACTAAGAGCTTCCGCTCCGATTACATCCTCGGAGAGGGCGGATTCGGGACTGTGTACAAAGGGTACATAGACGAGAATGTGAGGGTTGGCCTAAAATCTCTTCCTGTGGCAGTTAAAGTCCTCAACAAGGAAGGCCTTCAGGGCCACCGCGAATGGCTT ACAGAAGTCAACTTTCTCGGACAGCTCAGGCATCCCAATCTGGTGAAACTGATTGGGTATTGTTGCGAGGAGGATCACAGGCTACTCGTTTACGAGTTTATGTTCCGAGGAAGCCTCGAGAACCACCTATTTCGAA AGGTGACTGTTCCTCTGTCTTGGTCCACGAGAATGATGATTGCTCTGGGAGCAGCCAAGGGACTCGCTTTCCTCCATAATGCTGAGAGGCCCGTTATTTATCGGGACTTCAAAACCTCAAATATATTGCTGGACTCC GATTACACAGCAAAACTTTCAGATTTCGGTCTTGCAAAAGCTGGACCTCAGGGTGATGAGACCCACGTGTCAACTCGAGTGATGGGTACTTATGGTTACGCTGCCCCTGAATATGTAATGACAG GCCATTTGACTGCAAGGAGTGATGTGTACAGTTTCGGAGTTGTACTTTTGGAGCTTTTAACAGGTCGGAAGTCTGTGGACAAGACCCGACCCAGCAAGGAACAGAACTTGGTGGATTGGGCCCGACCCAAGCTCAACGACAAAAGGAAACTCCTTCAGATAATCGACCCGAGACTCGAGAATCAGTACTCGGTACGGGCAGCTCAAAAGGCCTGCAGCTTGGCCTACTACTGCCTCAgccaaaacccaaaagcaAGGCCCTTAATGAGCGACGTGGTGGAGACCTTAGAGCCTCTACAGGGCGGGACAGATGGTCCAAATGAGGTCTCATCTTCTTCGTCCGCTCTGATGATGACAGGTGGTGGGCCCTTCGCAATGGGAGGGGTGCCCAATTACAGGACACACCGGAGGTTAGCAAATAATGTGGGGCCTGGTGGGATCTGCCGGTCCCCGAACCCGAACTGCTCCCCTGGCGGGCCTACAGTTCGTGTTAGATAA
- the LOC116200877 gene encoding protein LURP-one-related 8 codes for MYRVPGMTKVYPNAALAAASPIITTKTPSVGFGNNSKEEVLTVWRKSLLLNCNGFTVYDCKGNLVFRVDNYVAGNRSEVVLMDASGKPLLTVRRKRLSLGDNWQVFEGETAVNPRFTARKQSNLLNTKCLAQVSCGSGNGTASPSSPSSPSSSSWRSPRSQQLAYEIEGSYAQRSCAIYDNKRRMVAEIRRKESVGSDVFRLVVHPEMIDAAMAMALVILVDQMFGSSRRFSS; via the exons ATGtaccgcgtccccggaatgaCTAAGGTTTACCCGAACGCCGCCCTCGCCGCCGCTTCCCCGATCATCACGACGAAGACCCCCTCCGTTGGGTTTGGCAACAACAGCAAGGAGGAGGTGCTGACCGTCTGGAGGAAGTCCCTCCTCCTCAACTGCAACGGCTTCACCGTCTACGACTGCAAGGGCAACCTCGTCTTCCGCGTTGATAACTATGTCGCCGGCAACCGCAGCGAGGTCGTCCTCATGGACGCTTCCGGCAAGCCTCTCCTCACCGTCCGTCGCAAG AGATTGAGCCTGGGAGACAACTGGCAAGTGTTCGAAGGGGAGACCGCCGTCAACCCCCGGTTCACGGCGAGGAAGCAGTCGAACCTCCTCAACACCAAGTGCCTGGCCCAGGTGAGCTGTGGCTCCGGGAACGGCACGGCATCCCCGTCGTCCCCTTCCTCaccttcctcctcctcgtgGAGGAGCCCGAGGAGCCAGCAGCTGGCGTACGAGATCGAGGGATCGTACGCACAGAGGAGCTGCGCCATTTACGACAATAAGCGGCGGATGGTGGCGGAGATCAGGCGGAAGGAGTCCGTCGGGAGCGACGTGTTCCGCCTGGTGGTGCATCCAGAGATGATTGACGCGGCGATGGCAATGGCCCTCGTCATCCTGGTCGACCAGATGTTCGGATCTTCTAGACGCTTCTCCAGCTAA
- the LOC116192033 gene encoding protein LURP-one-related 5-like: MSRIHPAVTNKSSELLREIHEGGRCDSNQCPSKFTVWKKSSMSFEGTDGFTVFDEYGRLTFRVDNYSRKNDRTGGGGGGLVLMDGSGKALLTLRPKGLSMQRGWNAYGGDCTGRGQSRKFRLFSMRKSLAIPFLDYNSSYKDEAKPELEAEVFIGGSRGPEFRIEGSFRRRNCCIRRTSTGEIVAKISRKRVNPKVLLSNEVFSLVVQPGLDNGLIMGFIVVLDRICCRPIGPLLCSC, encoded by the exons ATGTCCAGGATTCATCCTGCTGTGACTAATAAAAGCTCAGAACTCCTGAGGGAGATCCATGAAGGGGGTCGATGCGATAGCAATCAGTGTCCATCAAAGTTCACCGTGTGGAAGAAATCGAGCATGAGCTTTGAAGGAACTGACGGGTTCACGGTCTTCGATGAATACGGGAGGTTGACGTTTCGGGTAGATAACTATTCGAGGAAGAATGATCGCACGGGtggcggaggaggagggcTCGTGCTCATGGACGGATCTGGGAAAGCTTTACTGACCTTGAGACCAAAG GGTTTGAGCATGCAACGCGGATGGAATGCATATGGAGGAGACTGCACCGGCAGGGGCCAGAGTCGGAAGTTCCGACTGTTTTCCATGAGGAAATCATTAGCAATCCCGTTCCTCGATTATAATAGCAGTTACAAGGACGAAGCAAAACCAGAATTGGAAGCCGAGGTGTTCATCGGAGGTTCGAGGGGCCCGGAGTTCAGGATCGAGGGATCGTTCCGGAGGAGGAACTGCTGCATCAGGAGAACATCAACGGGAGAAATAGTTGCTAAGATTTctagaaagagagtgaacccAAAGGTTCTGCTCAGCAACGAAGTGTTCAGCCTTGTGGTGCAGCCTGGGCTTGATAATGGGCTGATTATGGGCTTCATTGTTGTGTTGGACCGAATCTGCTGTAGGCCCATTGGTCCATTGTTATGCTCTTGTTAG
- the LOC116192031 gene encoding ethanolamine-phosphate cytidylyltransferase, protein MSDPGGSPPPPPPPSQNKDRLIATCLAGGLVIGVSALLGLYLSGSGTDPLGLGSRLRRRRKGGRRPVRVYMDGCFDMMHYGHCNALRQARALGDQLVVGVVSDDEIIANKGPPVTPLSERMIMVHAVKWVDEVIPDAPYAITEDFMRKLFDEYKIDYIIHGDDPCVLPDGTDAYALAKKAGRYKQIKRTEGVSSTDIVGRMLLCVRERSVSDTHKNQNHSSLQRQFSHGHSQKIDDGGSCSGTRVSHFLPTSRRIVQFSNGKGPGPDARIIYIAGAFDLFHAGHVEILRLARGLGDFLLVGIHTDQTVSASRGAHRPIMNLHERSLSVLACRYVDEVIIGAPWEVSKDMITTFNISLVVHGTISESNDFQKDEGNPYAVPIGMGIFKVLESPLDITTTTIIRRIVANHEAFLKRNEKKAESERRYYEGKGYVSGD, encoded by the exons ATGTCCGACCCAGGTggatctcctcctcctcctcctcccccctCGCAGAACAAGGACCGCTTGATCGCCACCTGCCTCGCCGGCGGGCTGGTTATCGGCGTCTCCGCCCTTCTTGGCCTCTACCTCTCCGGAAGCGGCACCGACCCCCTCGGCCTCGGCTCCAGACTCCGCCGCCGCAGGAAAGGCGGCCGCCGCCCCGTTAGGGTTTACATGGACGGGTGCTTCGACATGATGCACTACGGCCACTGCAACGCCCTCAGGCAGGCTCGTGCTCTGGGTGACCAGCTGGTTGTCGGGGTCGTGAGCGACGATGAGATCATTGCCAACAAGGGCCCCCCCGTTACTCCCTTGAGCGAGAGAATGATAATGGTGCATGCGGTGAAGTGGGTCGACGAGGTCATCCCCGATGCTCCCTACGCCATAACCGAGGATTTCATGAGGAAGCTCTTCGACGAGTACAAGATTGATTACATCATCCATGGGGACGATCCTTGCGTGCTCCCCGATGGGACCGACGCCTATGCGCTCGCAAAGAAGGCGGGTCGGTACAAGCAGATTAAGCGCACCGAGGGAGTTTCCAGCACCGACATTGTTG GGCGCATGCTCCTCTGTGTGAGGGAGAGGTCTGTAAGTGACACTCACAAGAACCAGAATCATTCGTCCCTACAGAGACAGTTTAGCCATGGCCACAGTCAAAAAATCGACGATGGTGGATCTTGTAGCGGAACTCGTGTCTCACATTTTCTCCCAACATCTCGGAGGATTGTCCAATTCTCTAATGGAAAG GGGCCAGGACCAGATGCTCGTATAATTTATATAGCTGGTGCATTTGATCTTTTCCATGCTGGACATGTAGAG ATTTTGAGGCTTGCCCGTGGACTCGGGGATTTCCTTCTTGTTGGCATACACACTGATCAGACAGTCAG TGCTAGTAGAGGAGCACATCGCCCTATCATGAATCTTCATGAGAGAAGCTTGAGTGTTTTGGCCTGCCGGTATGTGGATGAAGTGATAATTGGTGCTCCATGGGAAGTGTCAAAAGATATG ATCACCACTTTCAACATCTCACTAGTTGTCCATGGAACGATATCAGAGAGCAACGATTTTCAGAAG GATGAAGGCAATCCATATGCTGTCCCGATCGGCATGGGTATCTTCAAAGTCTTGGAAAGCCCTCTCGATATCACAACTACGACGATAATTAGGAGGATAGTAGCTAATCACGAAGCTTTCCTG AAACGGAACGAGAAGAAGGCAGAGAGCGAGAGGAGGTATTACGAGGGCAAGGGCTATGTGTCTGGGGATTGA
- the LOC116187031 gene encoding probable galacturonosyltransferase 7 yields MKGGGAGGGKRRWRGLVIAVLCLVILSMLVPLGFLFGRFHTASTAVFGSDQQSSEPNGLSSFDKQGISGVRDQSKSKKDQSETDHVKELVDKFPATIPEDVLKNISVEVKNHSISAVVKDDHPKKAFPVSPPGVLRPVSSSNVSEASHPIETDRSNRGPISNSDRLCELRFGSYCLWRREHREAIKDKMVKKLKDRLFVARAYFPSIAKLPDQEKLSRELRLNILEFERIFSISSRDVDLPPQIEQKLQRMEAAIAKSQSVKLDCNNVVKKLAQILDLTEDEANFHAKQSAFLYQLAVHTMPKSLHCLSMRLTVEYSTSPPPDMESSLANKFSDPSLHHFAIFSNNVLASSVVINSTVMNSKESQNLVFHVLTDEENYFAMKFWFFTHDYKSAAVQVLNVGQLGMDFQDKAALLSFSLSEEFRVTFHSSNKQSEPAMRTEYISIFSSLHYLLPEIFQNLGKIMVLDDDIVVQQDLSALWNLDMEGKVNGAQQFCSVRLGQLQGYLGENSLDKNSCVWMSGLNVIDLKRWRELQLTETYLRLAQELNMGETSAEAVSLRASFLTFQDLIKPLDESWVLSGLGHDFGVKRRAVNNAAVLHYNGNMKPWLEMGIPKYKRSWKRFLNINDQMLSNCNVSP; encoded by the exons ATGAAAGGCGGCGGAGCTGGTGGCGGAAAACGGCGATGGAGGGGTCTAGTGATTGCGGTCTTATGCCTCGTTATCCTCTCAATGCTCGTCCCTCTCGGATTCCTCTTCGGCCGCTTCCACACTGCTTCCACCGCGG TTTTCGGGTCTGACCAACAGAGTTCGGAGCCA AATGGTCTTAGCAGCTTTGACAAGCAAGGCATCAGTGGTGTCAGGGACCAGTCCAAGTCTAAG AAGGATCAGTCAGAAACAGACCACGTGAAAGAGCTCGTTGATAAATTTCCAGCAACTATTCCTGAG GATGttcttaaaaatatttctgttgAAGTTAAGAACCATAGCATCAGTGCTGTTGTCAAGGACGATCATCCTAAGAAAG CGTTTCCTGTATCACCGCCCGGAGTGCTGCGACCCGTCTCAAGTTCAAAT GTCTCTGAAGCTAGCCATCCTATAGAAACTGACAGATCTAATAGAGGCCCCATTAGCAACAGTGACAGATTGTGTGAATTGAGATTTGGGAGCTACTGCCTTTGGCGTCGAGAACACAGGGAAGCAATAAAGGATAAAATGgtgaagaaattaaaagaccGACTTTTCGTTGCAAGAGCATACTTTCCTAGCATAGCTAAGCTCCCTGATCAAGAAAAGTTGTCCCGTGAGTTGAGGCTGAACATTCTAGAATTTGAGCGCATCTTCAGTATATCCTCTAGGGATGTGGATCTTCCACCCCA GATTGAACAAAAGCTCCAGAGAATGGAAGCTGCAATAGCAAAATCCCAATCTGTCAAATTAGATTGTAACAATGTTGTCAAGAAATTAGCACAGATCTTGGATTTGACAGAGGATGAAGCCAACTTTCATGCAAAGCAGAGTGCCTTCCTCTACCAGCTTGCTGTTCATACCATGCCAAAGAGTCTTCACTGCCTATCTATGAGACTAACTGTGGAGTATTCTACATCTCCTCCTCCTGATATGGAGTCTTCTCTGGCTAATAAATTTTCAGATCCCTCACTTCACCACTTCGCTATATTCTCCAACAACGTCCTTGCTTCTTCAGTAGTGATCAACTCAACTGTTATGAATTCTAAA GAAAGTCAAAATTTAGTGTTCCATGTGCTGACAGATGAAGAGAACTATTTTGCGATGAAGTTTTGGTTCTTCACACACGACTATAAAAGTGCTGCTGTTCAAGTATTAAATGTCGGACAACTTGGTATGGATTTCCAGGATAAAGCAGCTCTCTTATCTTTCTCACTGTCTGAGGAATTTCGTGTTACCTTCCACAGTAGTAACAAACAATCAGAGCCTGCCATGAGAACagaatatatatctatcttttCAAGTTTGCATTATCTTCTGCCTGAGATATTCCAGAATCTGGGGAAGATCATGGTCTTGGATGATGATATAGTTGTCCAGCAGGACTTGTCTGCCCTATGGAACCTTGATATGGAAGGAAAGGTGAACGGTGCTCAGCAGTTCTGCTCTGTGAGGCTGGGTCAGCTCCAGGGTTACTTGGGCGAAAACAGTTTGGATAAGAACTCCTGTGTGTGGATGTCAGGTTTGAATGTAATTGATCTGAAGAGGTGGAGAGAGCTCCAGCTGACTGAAACATACCTAAGGTTGGCACAGGAG CTCAATATGGGGGAGACATCAGCGGAAGCTGTTTCACTGCGTGCAAGCTTCTTGACCTTTCAGGATCTTATCAAACCTCTCGATGAGTCATGGGTTTTGTCGGGCCTGGGTCACGATTTTGGGGTCAAACGCCGAGCTGTGAATAACGCTGCAGTTTTGCACTATAATGGCAACATGAAACCGTGGCTTGAGATGGGGATCCCCAAATACAAACGCAGCTGGAAGAGGTTTTTGAACATCAATGATCAAATGTTGAGTAACTGTAATGTCAGCCCCTGA
- the LOC116208151 gene encoding probable leucine-rich repeat receptor-like protein kinase At5g49770 yields MAAALRLLFFLTPFILRIHFICCVTDQNDGAVLQSLKSYWQNTPPTWSRSSDPCGLPWEGVTCDGSRVTALGLSTMDIKGQLSGDIGGLAELRSLDLSFNKDLIGSIPKGIGNLLKLNTLILAGCGLTGSIPDELGNLTQLTFLALNSNNFTGIIPPSLGKLSELSWFDLAENQLSGPLPVSSGDSPGLDLLLNAKHFHFNKNKLSGPIPENLFSSGMKLIHILFDGNELSGTIPSSIGLVTTLEALRLDRNSLSGEVPSNINNLTRLNELNLANNDLDGSIPDLTNMNSLNYVDLSNNSFNASEAPKWFSTLSSLTALVLESGPLHGAFPQGLLSLSQLQQVLLRDNDFNGTLNISQAGSQLQLVDLRENKIESLTPGSGYSNTLMLYGNPYCLESSNTQVAYCQRQETIPTPYTTSLESCGPNRKQCTGFQKLSPASCDCQVPYEGKLTFRAPFFRDVANANLFGKLEESLWSNLTLPARSVFLQNPFFDSSAYLQVQLLLFPSSGKFFSHSDIQRMGNVLSNQLFKPPDVFGPYVFNGFNYPFPARNGVFLSKGAIAGIAVASAFLLLGLVVIALYAIRQQKLARMAIELSRPFASWAPGVKDAGGAPQLKGARLFSFDELKKCTNNFSNSNEIGSGGYGKVYRGVLQDGPPVAIKRAQQGSMQGALEFKTEIELLSRVHHKNLVGLVGFCFEQEEQMLVYEYMPNGTLRESLSGRSGIALDWKMRLRVTLGSARGIAYLHELANPPIIHRDIKTTNILLDENLTAKVADFGLSKLVSDGGKGHVSTQVKGTLGYLDPEYYMTQQLTEKSDVYSFGVVMLELITSKLPIEKGKYIVREVRLAMDNQDDQYCGLGGVMDPYIKKEGSLVGFRKFLDLAMQCVEESANDRPTMNVVVKAIETVLQDDEVNSNPTSASSSATDFGTAKGPPRHPYNDNVSGHKHVAFSDTFDYSSGYNLSMKIEPK; encoded by the exons ATGGCAGCAGCCTTGAGGTTGCTCTTCTTCCTCACCCCTTTCATTCTCAGGATTCATTTCATCTGCTGCGTCACCGATCAGAATGACG GCGCTGTGCTCCAATCTCTGAAGTCCTATTGGCAAAACACGCCGCCCACTTGGAGCAGGTCAAGTGATCCGTGCGGGTTACCATGGGAAGGAGTCACCTGCGATGGTTCGAGAGTCACTGCACT AGGATTGTCAACAATGGATATCAAGGGGCAGCTAAGTGGAGACATCGGAGGACTTGCCGAACTGAGATCTCT GGATCTATCCTTCAACAAGGACCTCATCGGTTCGATCCCTAAGGGAATAGGGAACCTACTGAAGCTCAACACCTT AATCCTAGCAGGTTGTGGCCTCACCGGCAGTATTCCTGACGAACTTGGGAACCTCACCCAACTAACTTTCCT GGCCCTGAACTCAAACAACTTCACCGGTATCATTCCTCCTTCTTTGGGTAAACTTTCAGAACTCTCCTGGTTCGATTTGGCGGAAAATCAGTTGTCTGGTCCTCTTCCTGTCTCAAGTGGTGATTCCCCGGGTCTGGACCTCCTATTGAATGCAAAACACTT CCATTTCAACAAGAACAAACTCTCAGGTCCGATTCCAGAGAATCTGTTCAGCTCGGGGATGAAACTGATCCACAT ATTATTTGATGGAAATGAACTCAGTGGAACAATACCCTCCTCGATAGGATTAGTGACGACTCTCGAGGCTCT TCGTCTCGATAGAAATTCTCTTTCAGGAGAGGTCCCTTCAAACATTAACAACCTTACGAGGCTCAATGAATT GAATTTAGCAAACAATGACCTTGATGGCTCAATACCGGACTTAACAAATATGAACTCCCTCAATTACGT AGACCTCAGCAATAACTCTTTTAACGCATCGGAAGCTCCGAAATGGTTTTCGACTTTATCATCTCTCACAGCTCT GGTTCTGGAATCCGGTCCGCTCCATGGAGCTTTCCCCCAAGGGCTCTTAAGCTTGTCGCAGCTACAGCAAGT GTTACTGAGGGACAATGACTTCAACGGGACATTGAACATAAGCCAAGCAGGCTCACAGCTTCAGCTCGTCGATCTGCGGGAAAACAAAATCGAGTCCCTCACTCCGGGTTCGGGATATTCGAATACGTTAAT GTTATATGGGAATCCGTACTGCCTCGAAAGCTCAAACACTCAAGTGGCCTACTGCCAGCGCCAAGAGACGATCCCGACCCCCTACACCACGAGCCTCGAGAGCTGTGGGCCAAACCGTAAGCAGTGCACAGGCTTTCAGAAGCTCAGCCCTGCAAGTTGCGACTGCCAAGTCCCGTATGAGGGGAAATTGACTTTCAGGGCTCCCTTTTTTAGGGACGTGGCTAATGCAAACTTATTTGGGAAACTCGAGGAGAGCTTGTGGTCGAATCTTACTCTGCCTGCTCGGTCAGTGTTCCTCCAGAACCCCTTCTTCGACTCAAGCGCCTATCTTCAAGTTCAGCTCTTACTCTTCCCATCGAGCGGGAAGTTCTTCAGTCACTCAGACATTCAGAGGATGGGTAACGTGCTGAGTAATCAACTGTTCAAGCCACCAGATGTCTTCGGTCCCTACGTGTTTAATGGGTTTAATTACCCTTTCCCTG CCCGAAATGGAGTTTTCCTCAGCAAAGGCGCAATAGCAGGCATAGCAGTAGCCTCAGCTTTCCTGCTTCTTGGCCTCGTTGTGATTGCATTATATGCTATTCGACAACAGAAACTTGCTCGAATGGCGATTGAACTAAGTAGACCTTTTG CTTCTTGGGCACCGGGTGTTAAAGATGCGGGCGGTGCCCCGCAGTTAAAGGGAGCAAGACTCTTCTCCTTCGATGAACtgaaaaaatgcacaaacaaCTTCTCGAATAGTAATGAGATCGGTTCGGGGGGTTATGGAAAG GTCTACAGAGGAGTGCTTCAGGATGGGCCACCGGTCGCTATTAAGAGAGCTCAGCAGGGATCAATGCAGGGCGCTCTAGAGTTCAAGACGGAGATTGAGCTTCTGTCACGGGTCCACCACAAGAATCTTGTCGGCCTCGTTGGCTTTTGCTTCGAACAGGAAGAGCAGATGCTGGTTTATGAATACATGCCGAATGGTACACTTAGGGAGAGCTTGTCCG GGAGGTCCGGCATAGCTCTCGATTGGAAGATGCGGCTCCGGGTCACTCTCGGCTCTGCAAGAGGGATAGCTTATCTCCACGAGCTTGCAAATCCTCCAATAATCCACCGAGACATCAAGACAACAAACATTTTGTTGGACGAGAATTTGACTGCCAAGGTTGCCGACTTCGGCTTGTCTAAACTCGTCTCGGATGGTGGGAAAGGACATGTTTCCACCCAAGTGAAGGGAACACTG GGCTATCTTGATCCGGAATACTACATGACGCAGCAGCTGACAGAGAAAAGCGATGTGTACAGCTTCGGAGTAGTCATGCTCGAACTGATAACCTCTAAGCTCCCGATCGAGAAGGGAAAGTACATCGTGCGTGAGGTCCGCCTGGCAATGGATAACCAAGACGACCAGTACTGTGGACTGGGAGGTGTAATGGACCCATACATTAAAAAGGAAGGCTCCCTAGTTGGTTTCCGGAAATTCCTCGACCTTGCAATGCAGTGCGTGGAGGAATCAGCCAACGACCGCCCAACCATGAATGTAGTCGTGAAGGCCATCGAGACCGTATTACAGGATGACGAAGTGAACTCGAACCCGACTTCAGCATCTTCCTCTGCCACTGATTTTGGGACAGCCAAGGGGCCCCCCAGACACCCTTACAATGACAACGTCTCCGGACATAAGCATGTTGCTTTTAGCGATACGTTCGATTACAGCAGCGGATATAACCTCTCCATGAAGATCGAACCAAAGTAG
- the LOC116200797 gene encoding probable serine/threonine-protein kinase PBL8 isoform X2, with protein MPMPKLHMLSPLGAKNATSEKKHNRSISDLSDSSTPRSFEDFRKNSILYTHVIAFTLYELETITKSFRSDYILGEGGFGTVYKGYIDENVRVGLKSLPVAVKVLNKEGLQGHREWLTEVNFLGQLRHPNLVKLIGYCCEEDHRLLVYEFMFRGSLENHLFRKVTVPLSWSTRMMIALGAAKGLAFLHNAERPVIYRDFKTSNILLDSDYTAKLSDFGLAKAGPQGDETHVSTRVMGTYGYAAPEYVMTGHLTARSDVYSFGVVLLELLTGRKSVDKTRPSKEQNLVDWARPKLNDKRKLLQIIDPRLENQYSVRAAQKACSLAYYCLSQNPKARPLMSDVVETLEPLQGGTDGPNEVSSSSSALMMTGGGPFAMGGVPNYRTHRRLANNVGPGGICRSPNPNCSPGGPTVRVR; from the exons ATGCCCATGCCCAAG TTGCACATGCTATCTCCATTGGGTGCCAAGAACGCAACATCTGAGAAGAAGCACAACCGCTCAATATCAGATCTGAGCGACTCATCGACACCTCGGAGCTTCGAGGATTTTAGAAAGAATTCGATTCTATACACCCATGTCATTGCCTTTACACTCTATGAGCTTGAGACCATCACTAAGAGCTTCCGCTCCGATTACATCCTCGGAGAGGGCGGATTCGGGACTGTGTACAAAGGGTACATAGACGAGAATGTGAGGGTTGGCCTAAAATCTCTTCCTGTGGCAGTTAAAGTCCTCAACAAGGAAGGCCTTCAGGGCCACCGCGAATGGCTT ACAGAAGTCAACTTTCTCGGACAGCTCAGGCATCCCAATCTGGTGAAACTGATTGGGTATTGTTGCGAGGAGGATCACAGGCTACTCGTTTACGAGTTTATGTTCCGAGGAAGCCTCGAGAACCACCTATTTCGAA AGGTGACTGTTCCTCTGTCTTGGTCCACGAGAATGATGATTGCTCTGGGAGCAGCCAAGGGACTCGCTTTCCTCCATAATGCTGAGAGGCCCGTTATTTATCGGGACTTCAAAACCTCAAATATATTGCTGGACTCC GATTACACAGCAAAACTTTCAGATTTCGGTCTTGCAAAAGCTGGACCTCAGGGTGATGAGACCCACGTGTCAACTCGAGTGATGGGTACTTATGGTTACGCTGCCCCTGAATATGTAATGACAG GCCATTTGACTGCAAGGAGTGATGTGTACAGTTTCGGAGTTGTACTTTTGGAGCTTTTAACAGGTCGGAAGTCTGTGGACAAGACCCGACCCAGCAAGGAACAGAACTTGGTGGATTGGGCCCGACCCAAGCTCAACGACAAAAGGAAACTCCTTCAGATAATCGACCCGAGACTCGAGAATCAGTACTCGGTACGGGCAGCTCAAAAGGCCTGCAGCTTGGCCTACTACTGCCTCAgccaaaacccaaaagcaAGGCCCTTAATGAGCGACGTGGTGGAGACCTTAGAGCCTCTACAGGGCGGGACAGATGGTCCAAATGAGGTCTCATCTTCTTCGTCCGCTCTGATGATGACAGGTGGTGGGCCCTTCGCAATGGGAGGGGTGCCCAATTACAGGACACACCGGAGGTTAGCAAATAATGTGGGGCCTGGTGGGATCTGCCGGTCCCCGAACCCGAACTGCTCCCCTGGCGGGCCTACAGTTCGTGTTAGATAA